The Streptomyces pactum genome contains a region encoding:
- a CDS encoding sensor histidine kinase gives MPSMNELVRQHTALDDSDLEWLHLLVSEWQLLSDLSFADLVLWVPTRDGTRYVSVAQMRPNTGPTSYQDDMVGHLVPRGRRPMLDAALDEGRIVREGDPEWREEVPVRVESIPVRRQGRVLGVIARNTNLLTVRTPSRLELTYLQSASDLAQMIAAGAFPFENQQVDMDASPRVGDGLIRLDADGTVQYASPNALSAYHRMGLAADLVGHHLGRTTAELAPSRGPVDEALAKVASGWAPREFEIEAHDGVIQFRAIPLKPKGTRIGSLVLLRDVTELRRRERELITKDATIREIHHRVKNNLQTVAALLRLQARRIESDRGREALEEAVRRVGSIAIVHETLSQNLDERVEFDEIADRVLAMVAEISPGKVTGRRTGRFGILDAEVATPLSMVLTEVLQNALEHGFRDGDTGTVEVSAVRGGTTKEARLLVTVQDDGVGLPEDFDPHRSGNLGLQIVRTLVEGELGGAFGMVPAPERGTRVILDIPVPTDK, from the coding sequence GTGCCCTCCATGAACGAACTCGTACGCCAGCACACAGCGCTCGACGACTCCGACCTCGAGTGGCTCCACCTGCTGGTCTCGGAGTGGCAGCTCCTCTCCGACCTCTCCTTCGCCGACCTGGTCCTGTGGGTTCCCACCCGGGACGGCACCCGTTACGTCTCCGTCGCCCAGATGCGGCCCAACACCGGGCCGACCTCGTACCAGGACGACATGGTCGGCCACCTGGTCCCGCGCGGTCGGCGCCCCATGCTGGACGCCGCCCTGGACGAGGGCCGGATCGTGCGCGAGGGCGACCCGGAGTGGCGCGAGGAGGTACCGGTCCGCGTCGAGTCCATCCCCGTTCGACGCCAGGGACGTGTCCTGGGCGTCATCGCCCGCAACACCAACCTGCTCACGGTGCGCACCCCGAGCCGCCTGGAACTCACGTACCTGCAGAGCGCCTCCGACCTCGCGCAGATGATCGCGGCCGGCGCCTTCCCGTTCGAGAACCAGCAGGTCGACATGGACGCCTCACCCCGCGTCGGCGACGGACTGATCCGGCTCGACGCCGACGGGACCGTCCAGTACGCGTCCCCGAACGCCCTGTCGGCCTACCACCGCATGGGGCTCGCCGCCGATCTGGTCGGACATCACCTCGGCCGGACCACCGCCGAACTGGCCCCCTCCCGCGGCCCCGTGGACGAGGCACTCGCCAAGGTGGCCAGCGGCTGGGCGCCGCGCGAGTTCGAGATCGAGGCACACGACGGGGTGATCCAGTTCCGCGCCATCCCGCTCAAGCCGAAGGGCACGCGCATCGGTTCGCTGGTGCTCCTGCGCGACGTCACGGAACTGCGCCGTCGTGAGCGCGAGTTGATCACCAAGGACGCCACCATCCGGGAGATCCACCACCGGGTGAAGAACAACCTCCAGACGGTGGCGGCCCTGCTGCGCCTCCAGGCCCGGCGGATCGAGTCCGACCGGGGCCGCGAGGCGCTCGAGGAGGCCGTACGCCGGGTCGGTTCGATCGCGATCGTGCACGAGACGCTCTCCCAGAACCTGGACGAGCGCGTGGAGTTCGACGAGATCGCCGACCGTGTGCTGGCGATGGTGGCGGAGATCTCGCCGGGCAAGGTCACCGGCCGGCGCACCGGTCGCTTCGGCATCCTGGACGCCGAGGTCGCCACCCCCCTGTCGATGGTGCTGACCGAGGTGTTGCAGAACGCCCTGGAGCACGGCTTCCGCGACGGCGACACCGGCACCGTCGAGGTCTCCGCGGTCCGTGGCGGTACGACGAAGGAGGCCCGGCTCCTGGTCACCGTCCAGGACGACGGCGTCGGCCTGCCCGAGGACTTCGACCCGCACCGCTCCGGCAACCTCGGCCTGCAGATCGTCCGCACACTGGTGGAGGGAGAGCTGGGCGGCGCCTTCGGCATGGTCCCGGCTCCGGAGCGCGGCACCCGGGTGATCCTGGACATCCCGGTGCCCACGGACAAGTAG
- a CDS encoding TetR/AcrR family transcriptional regulator, whose translation MVSGGKSGQEGAPARGGAARTRGRPRSFDRATALEKALMAFWERGYEATSVSDLTRVMDIGAPSLYAAFGDKRSLFEEVVQVYGERYGSFGSRALAEEPTARAGVERMLREAAVEYTAPGRPHGCLVIHAAANCSTAEVEESLRERRNANIAAIEERIGADVSAGVLPPDTDAAALARYAGAVIQGMSQQARDGAGRAELAALAEIALAVWPRP comes from the coding sequence ATGGTGAGCGGTGGGAAGAGTGGACAGGAGGGGGCGCCCGCGCGGGGCGGCGCGGCCAGGACCCGGGGCCGCCCCCGCTCCTTCGACCGGGCGACGGCCCTGGAGAAGGCGCTGATGGCCTTCTGGGAGCGCGGTTACGAGGCCACGTCGGTCTCCGATCTCACGAGGGTCATGGACATCGGGGCTCCGAGCCTGTACGCCGCCTTCGGCGACAAGCGCTCGCTCTTCGAGGAGGTCGTCCAGGTGTACGGCGAGCGGTACGGCTCGTTCGGCAGCCGCGCCCTCGCCGAGGAGCCGACCGCCCGCGCCGGTGTGGAGCGGATGCTGCGCGAGGCCGCCGTCGAGTACACCGCCCCCGGCCGGCCGCACGGCTGTCTCGTCATCCACGCGGCCGCCAACTGTTCGACCGCCGAGGTCGAGGAGTCCCTGCGCGAGCGGCGCAACGCCAACATCGCCGCGATCGAGGAAAGGATCGGGGCCGACGTGTCCGCGGGCGTGCTGCCGCCGGACACCGATGCGGCGGCTCTCGCCCGGTACGCCGGCGCCGTGATCCAGGGCATGTCGCAGCAGGCGCGCGACGGTGCGGGCCGGGCGGAGCTCGCGGCGCTCGCGGAAATTGCCCTGGCCGTCTGGCCCCGCCCGTGA
- a CDS encoding SDR family oxidoreductase has product MGVQGVLAGRTALVTGASRGIGRGIAERLGRDGARVAVHYGRNEAAAKETVAAIETAGGSAFAIGADLSTSGAAEALWEEFDRHADGLEVLVNNAGIGSTPPIGEIGEAEYDAVFTVNVKAPFFILKHGMGRLRDGGRVINISSGLSRTAVMPDNMAYAMTKGALDVFSRDLSKVLGARGITVNSVAPGIIETDNTAELLHGSADGWDRAAALSALGGVGTPAEVADVVAFLASHGGRWVTGSWMDATGGSLT; this is encoded by the coding sequence ATGGGCGTGCAGGGGGTACTCGCGGGCAGGACGGCTCTTGTCACGGGGGCGAGCAGGGGCATCGGTCGAGGGATCGCGGAGCGGCTGGGACGCGACGGCGCCCGGGTCGCGGTGCACTACGGCAGGAACGAGGCGGCGGCGAAGGAGACGGTCGCCGCGATCGAGACGGCGGGCGGCTCGGCGTTCGCGATCGGGGCCGACCTGAGCACCTCCGGGGCAGCCGAGGCCCTGTGGGAGGAGTTCGACCGGCACGCCGACGGCCTGGAGGTCCTGGTGAACAACGCCGGAATCGGCAGCACGCCCCCCATCGGCGAGATAGGGGAGGCGGAGTACGACGCGGTCTTCACCGTCAACGTGAAGGCGCCGTTCTTCATCCTCAAGCACGGCATGGGCCGGCTGCGCGACGGCGGCCGGGTCATCAACATCTCGTCGGGGCTGTCCCGCACCGCGGTGATGCCGGACAACATGGCGTACGCGATGACGAAGGGCGCGCTGGACGTGTTCTCGCGCGACCTCTCCAAGGTGCTGGGCGCCCGCGGCATCACGGTGAACTCGGTGGCACCCGGCATCATCGAGACGGACAACACGGCCGAGCTGCTGCACGGGAGCGCGGACGGCTGGGACCGGGCGGCGGCGCTCTCCGCGCTGGGCGGGGTGGGGACGCCCGCCGAGGTGGCCGATGTGGTCGCGTTCCTCGCCTCGCACGGGGGCCGGTGGGTCACCGGAAGCTGGATGGACGCGACGGGAGGTTCGCTGACCTGA
- the nagB gene encoding glucosamine-6-phosphate deaminase produces MEVVIVPEAKAGGELIAEAMALLLRRKPDALLGVATGSTPLPVYEALAAKVRSGAVDTAQARIAQLDEYVGLPAEHPESYRSVLRREVLEPLGIGMDAFMGPDGTAADVQGACEAYDKALGGAGGVDLQLLGIGTDGHIGFNEPCSSLASRTRIKTLTEQTRVDNARFFDGDIEQVPHHVITQGIGTILQARHVVLLATGEGKADAVAASVEGPVAAVCPASALQLHPHATVVVDEAAAAKLKLADYFRHTYAHKPDWQGI; encoded by the coding sequence GTGGAAGTTGTCATCGTTCCGGAAGCCAAGGCAGGCGGCGAGCTGATAGCCGAAGCCATGGCGCTGCTGCTCCGGCGCAAGCCCGACGCCCTGCTCGGCGTGGCCACCGGCTCGACGCCGCTGCCCGTGTACGAGGCACTGGCGGCCAAGGTGCGCTCGGGTGCCGTGGACACCGCGCAGGCGCGGATCGCCCAGCTCGACGAGTATGTGGGGCTCCCCGCCGAGCACCCGGAGTCGTACCGCTCGGTGCTGCGGCGCGAGGTGCTCGAACCGCTGGGGATCGGCATGGACGCGTTCATGGGCCCCGACGGCACGGCCGCGGACGTGCAGGGGGCGTGCGAGGCGTACGACAAGGCGCTGGGCGGGGCCGGCGGGGTCGACCTCCAACTGCTGGGCATCGGCACCGACGGGCACATCGGTTTCAACGAGCCGTGCTCCTCGCTCGCCTCGCGGACCCGGATCAAGACGCTCACCGAGCAGACCCGCGTCGACAACGCGCGCTTCTTCGACGGTGACATCGAGCAGGTTCCGCACCACGTGATCACGCAGGGCATCGGCACCATCCTGCAAGCCCGGCACGTGGTGCTGCTCGCCACGGGCGAGGGCAAGGCGGACGCCGTCGCCGCCAGCGTCGAGGGCCCGGTCGCGGCCGTGTGCCCGGCCTCCGCACTCCAGCTCCACCCGCACGCCACGGTCGTCGTCGACGAGGCCGCCGCCGCCAAGCTGAAGCTCGCCGACTACTTCCGGCACACGTACGCACACAAGCCCGACTGGCAGGGAATCTGA
- a CDS encoding glycoside hydrolase family 3 protein translates to MTTIARATDTLTRDALTVLQPGFTGTTAPDWLLRRLGEGLASVGLFGRNIASAEQVAALTAQLRAEREDVLVAIDEESGDVTRLEVRTGSSFPGNLALGAVDDVGLTREVAAELGRRLADCGVNFNWAPSADVNSNPDNPVIGVRSFGAGTGLVARHTAAYVTGMQSAGVAACTKHFPGHGDTGVDSHHAMPRIDVGADVLAERDLIPFRAAIAAGSRAVMSAHILVPALDPDRPATLSRRILTDLLRGELGYDGLIVTDGMEMRAIAGTYGIERGSVLAVASGADAICVGGGLSDEGTVRRLCDALVEAVRSGELPEERLADAAERVRALAGWTAAHRAAARAGDTADGDVGLRAARRAVRVTAADGFAPLTEPPYVAALTPVANIAVGDETPWGIAAELFRLLPGTETGSFTGPDAGNDVLAAAGSRRVVAVVRDEHRHPWMAAALDTLLAARPDTIVVEMGVPRAEPRGALHLATHGAARVCGRAAAEAIAGA, encoded by the coding sequence ATGACGACCATCGCCAGGGCCACCGACACCCTCACCCGCGACGCGCTCACCGTCCTCCAGCCCGGGTTCACCGGCACCACCGCCCCCGACTGGCTGCTGCGCCGCCTCGGTGAGGGACTGGCCTCCGTCGGCCTGTTCGGGCGCAACATCGCCTCGGCCGAGCAGGTGGCCGCGCTGACCGCGCAGTTGCGCGCCGAACGCGAGGACGTCCTCGTCGCCATCGACGAGGAGAGCGGCGACGTCACCCGGCTGGAGGTGCGCACCGGTTCCTCCTTCCCCGGCAACCTCGCCCTCGGCGCGGTGGACGACGTGGGGCTCACCCGGGAGGTGGCCGCGGAACTCGGCCGCCGGCTCGCGGACTGCGGGGTCAACTTCAACTGGGCCCCGTCCGCCGACGTCAACTCCAACCCCGACAACCCGGTCATCGGCGTGCGCTCCTTCGGCGCCGGCACCGGCCTGGTCGCCCGGCACACCGCCGCCTATGTCACCGGCATGCAGTCGGCGGGTGTCGCCGCCTGCACCAAGCACTTCCCGGGCCACGGGGACACCGGCGTCGACTCCCACCACGCCATGCCGCGCATCGACGTGGGCGCCGACGTGCTGGCCGAGCGTGACCTGATCCCGTTCCGCGCGGCCATCGCCGCCGGCAGCCGCGCGGTGATGAGCGCCCACATCCTGGTCCCGGCCCTGGATCCGGACCGCCCGGCAACGTTGTCCCGCCGCATCCTGACCGACCTCCTCCGCGGTGAGCTGGGCTACGACGGTCTGATCGTCACCGACGGCATGGAGATGCGGGCCATCGCGGGCACGTACGGCATCGAACGCGGCAGCGTCCTGGCGGTCGCGTCCGGCGCCGACGCGATCTGCGTGGGCGGCGGGCTGTCCGACGAGGGCACCGTGCGGCGGCTGTGCGACGCCCTGGTCGAGGCCGTCCGCTCGGGTGAGCTGCCCGAGGAACGCCTGGCCGACGCGGCGGAACGCGTCCGCGCCCTGGCCGGCTGGACCGCGGCGCACCGGGCCGCGGCCCGGGCCGGGGACACCGCGGACGGCGACGTGGGCCTGCGCGCGGCCCGCCGCGCCGTGCGCGTCACCGCGGCCGACGGCTTCGCCCCCCTCACCGAACCGCCGTACGTCGCCGCCCTCACTCCCGTCGCGAACATCGCGGTCGGCGACGAGACGCCCTGGGGCATCGCCGCCGAGCTCTTCCGGCTGCTGCCCGGCACGGAGACCGGCAGTTTCACCGGCCCGGACGCCGGGAACGACGTGCTGGCCGCGGCCGGTTCGCGCCGCGTCGTGGCCGTCGTCCGCGACGAGCACCGCCACCCGTGGATGGCGGCGGCCCTCGACACCTTGCTGGCGGCCCGCCCCGACACGATCGTGGTCGAGATGGGCGTCCCCCGTGCCGAGCCCCGGGGCGCCCTCCACCTGGCCACCCACGGCGCGGCCCGGGTCTGCGGCCGGGCGGCGGCGGAGGCGATCGCGGGCGCGTAG
- a CDS encoding carbohydrate ABC transporter permease: MKRSLFGRLWPNATAVVLFIGFVFPVYWMFSTAFKPTGDIITEDPVWFPTDFTFEHFKTATEADHFWTFVTNSLTVTVLAVVFSLIIALAGSFALARMRFKGRRGFVIGFMLAQMAPWEVMIIAMYMIVRDASMLNSLVPLTLFYMMMILPFTILTLRGFVAAVPKELEESAMVDGCTRAQAFRRVILPLLAPGLMSTSLFGFITAWNEFALVLVLNKDAEAQTLPLWLTSFQTVFGDDWGATMAASSLFAVPILILFVYLQRKAVSGLTAGAVKG; the protein is encoded by the coding sequence GTGAAGCGCTCGCTCTTCGGCCGTCTGTGGCCCAACGCCACGGCCGTCGTCCTGTTCATCGGCTTCGTCTTCCCCGTGTACTGGATGTTCTCCACGGCCTTCAAGCCGACCGGCGACATCATCACGGAGGACCCGGTCTGGTTCCCGACCGACTTCACCTTCGAACACTTCAAGACGGCGACCGAGGCCGACCACTTCTGGACGTTCGTCACCAACTCGCTGACCGTCACCGTCCTCGCCGTCGTCTTCTCGCTGATCATCGCGCTGGCCGGTTCCTTCGCCCTGGCGCGGATGCGGTTCAAGGGACGGCGCGGCTTCGTCATCGGCTTCATGCTCGCCCAGATGGCGCCCTGGGAAGTCATGATCATCGCGATGTACATGATCGTGCGGGACGCGTCCATGCTGAACAGCCTCGTGCCGCTGACGCTCTTCTACATGATGATGATCCTCCCCTTCACCATCCTGACGCTGCGCGGCTTCGTCGCCGCCGTGCCGAAGGAACTGGAGGAGTCGGCGATGGTCGACGGCTGCACCCGCGCCCAGGCCTTCCGCCGGGTCATCCTGCCGCTGCTCGCGCCGGGGCTGATGTCGACCTCGCTGTTCGGCTTCATCACCGCCTGGAACGAGTTCGCCCTGGTCCTGGTGCTGAACAAGGACGCCGAGGCCCAGACACTGCCGCTGTGGCTGACCAGCTTCCAGACCGTCTTCGGTGACGACTGGGGTGCCACCATGGCCGCCTCGTCCCTCTTCGCCGTCCCGATCCTGATCCTCTTCGTCTACCTGCAGCGCAAGGCCGTCAGCGGCCTGACCGCCGGCGCCGTGAAGGGATAA
- a CDS encoding carbohydrate ABC transporter permease has translation MTVQTERPPSGPAGVRKSDDEGSGGPKQRAASRTGALVPYLLLLPACAATVLLLGWPLLKDLLLSFQNLNMTQLIQHVTEWNGVDNYQETLTSEHFWRVTLRSILFAAVNVGLIMILGTLIGLLLARLGKWMRFTLLTGLVLAWAMPIVAATTVYKWLFAERFGVVNWVLDKLGWHSMADYSWTSSQMSTFFVVTLLIVWMSIPFVAINLYAATTTIPKELYEAASLDGAGAWRSFTTVTMPFLRPFLYATTFLEIIWVFKAFVQVYVYNQGGPDRLTEILPVYAYVEGVGNQHYGMGAAIAVLTILIMLGLTSYYLRIVLKQGEDEL, from the coding sequence ATGACCGTGCAGACCGAACGGCCGCCCTCCGGCCCGGCGGGCGTCCGCAAGTCGGACGACGAGGGCAGCGGCGGGCCGAAACAGAGAGCCGCGTCGCGCACCGGCGCGCTCGTCCCGTACCTGCTGCTGCTGCCCGCCTGCGCGGCCACCGTGCTGCTGCTCGGCTGGCCGCTGCTGAAGGACCTCCTGCTGTCCTTCCAGAACCTCAACATGACGCAGCTGATCCAGCACGTCACCGAGTGGAACGGCGTCGACAACTACCAGGAGACCCTCACCAGCGAGCACTTCTGGCGGGTCACCCTGCGCTCGATCCTGTTCGCGGCGGTCAACGTCGGCCTGATCATGATCCTGGGCACCTTGATTGGCCTGCTGCTCGCCCGCCTCGGCAAGTGGATGCGGTTCACCCTGCTGACCGGCCTGGTGCTGGCCTGGGCCATGCCGATCGTGGCCGCCACCACCGTCTACAAGTGGCTGTTCGCCGAGCGCTTCGGCGTCGTCAACTGGGTCCTGGACAAGCTCGGCTGGCACTCCATGGCCGACTACAGCTGGACCAGCAGTCAGATGTCGACCTTCTTCGTCGTCACCCTGCTGATCGTCTGGATGTCCATCCCGTTCGTCGCGATCAACCTCTACGCGGCGACCACCACCATCCCGAAGGAGCTCTACGAGGCGGCGTCCCTGGACGGAGCCGGCGCCTGGCGGAGCTTCACCACGGTCACCATGCCGTTCCTGCGGCCGTTCCTCTACGCGACGACCTTCCTGGAGATCATCTGGGTCTTCAAGGCATTCGTCCAGGTGTACGTCTACAACCAGGGCGGACCTGACCGGCTCACCGAGATCCTGCCCGTCTACGCCTACGTCGAGGGCGTCGGCAACCAGCACTACGGCATGGGTGCGGCGATCGCCGTGCTGACCATTCTGATCATGCTCGGTCTGACCTCCTACTACCTCAGGATCGTGCTCAAGCAAGGGGAGGACGAGCTGTGA
- a CDS encoding extracellular solute-binding protein: MKRKLIAAIGIAGMMVSIAACGGDSGDDDGKKAGADGYAGETLTVWVMDGSSPDDWQAELAKEFEAKTKAEVEFEVQTWNGIQQKLTTALSEENPPDVFEVGNTQTPAYAKTGGLADLTDLKAEIGKDWTESINESSVFEGKQYAAPWFVVNRVVVYNKKVWADAGIKETPKTRDEFYDALKTIGEKTDAEPIYLPGQNWYHFVGLAIGEGAELVKKDGDKYVSNLDDPKIAAAMETYKKFQSLSKAPKDKDEATPQQGEVFAKGNVGAFIGMGWEAATAIKANPKIEKDIGYFTIPGETAAKPEGVFLGGSNLAVAAGSKKQELAKEFLKIALSDKFEGRLAKANGVTPNKESLVSNLEGNPAAEAGSPAVASGGTTPLIPEWAAVENAPNPIKTYMTAVLKGKSPAEAAEQVEEEFNKRLSQQQ, encoded by the coding sequence GTGAAGCGCAAGCTGATAGCCGCGATCGGTATCGCGGGCATGATGGTCTCGATCGCGGCGTGCGGGGGCGACAGCGGCGACGACGACGGCAAGAAGGCCGGGGCGGACGGTTACGCCGGCGAGACGCTCACCGTGTGGGTGATGGACGGGTCCTCGCCGGACGACTGGCAGGCCGAGCTCGCCAAGGAGTTCGAGGCGAAGACCAAGGCCGAGGTCGAGTTCGAGGTCCAGACGTGGAACGGTATCCAGCAGAAGCTGACCACCGCGCTCTCCGAGGAGAACCCCCCGGACGTCTTCGAGGTGGGCAACACCCAGACCCCGGCGTACGCCAAGACCGGCGGCCTCGCGGACCTGACCGACCTCAAGGCCGAGATCGGCAAGGACTGGACCGAGTCCATCAACGAGTCCTCCGTCTTCGAGGGCAAGCAGTACGCGGCGCCGTGGTTCGTGGTCAACCGCGTGGTCGTCTACAACAAGAAGGTCTGGGCGGACGCGGGCATCAAGGAGACGCCCAAGACCCGCGACGAGTTCTACGACGCCCTCAAGACGATCGGTGAGAAGACCGACGCCGAGCCGATCTACCTGCCGGGCCAGAACTGGTACCACTTCGTCGGCCTGGCGATCGGCGAGGGCGCCGAACTGGTCAAGAAGGACGGCGACAAGTACGTCTCCAACCTCGACGACCCGAAGATCGCCGCCGCGATGGAGACCTACAAGAAGTTCCAGTCCCTGTCCAAGGCGCCGAAGGACAAGGACGAGGCCACCCCGCAGCAGGGTGAGGTCTTCGCCAAGGGGAACGTCGGCGCCTTCATCGGCATGGGCTGGGAAGCCGCCACCGCGATCAAGGCCAACCCGAAGATCGAGAAGGACATCGGCTACTTCACCATCCCGGGTGAGACGGCCGCCAAGCCCGAGGGCGTCTTCCTCGGCGGCTCCAACCTGGCCGTCGCCGCGGGCAGCAAGAAGCAGGAGCTCGCCAAGGAGTTTCTGAAGATCGCGCTCTCCGACAAGTTCGAGGGCCGGCTCGCCAAGGCCAACGGCGTCACTCCGAACAAGGAGTCGCTGGTGAGCAACCTGGAGGGCAACCCGGCCGCCGAGGCCGGCTCGCCGGCCGTCGCCTCCGGTGGCACCACCCCGCTGATCCCGGAGTGGGCCGCGGTCGAGAACGCGCCCAACCCGATCAAGACCTACATGACCGCCGTGCTGAAGGGGAAGTCCCCGGCCGAGGCGGCCGAGCAGGTCGAGGAAGAGTTCAACAAGCGCCTGTCGCAGCAGCAGTAA
- a CDS encoding GntR family transcriptional regulator, whose product MSTDVSSAENEGGATVRTARVPKYYRLKKHLLDMTRTQAPGTPVPPERTLAAEFDTSRTTVRQALQELVVEGRLERIQGKGTFVAKPKVSQALQLTSYTEDMRAQGLEPTSQLLDIGYITADDRLAGLLDITAGGRVLRIERLRMANGEPMAIETTHLSAKRFPALRRSLVKYTSLYTALAEVYDVHLAEAEETIETSLATPREAGLLGTDVGLPMLMLSRHSLDRTGQPVEWVRSVYRGDRYKFVARLKRPQD is encoded by the coding sequence ATGAGCACCGACGTCAGCAGTGCGGAGAACGAGGGTGGGGCGACCGTCCGTACCGCGCGCGTGCCCAAGTACTACCGTCTGAAGAAGCATCTGCTCGACATGACCCGGACACAGGCGCCGGGCACACCGGTCCCGCCTGAGCGCACACTGGCCGCGGAGTTCGACACCTCGCGCACGACCGTGCGCCAGGCCCTGCAGGAGCTGGTCGTCGAGGGGCGCCTGGAGCGCATCCAGGGCAAGGGCACCTTCGTCGCCAAGCCCAAGGTGTCGCAGGCGCTGCAACTCACCTCCTACACCGAGGACATGCGGGCCCAGGGCCTCGAACCCACCTCGCAGTTGCTGGACATCGGCTACATCACCGCCGACGACCGGCTCGCCGGACTGCTGGACATCACGGCCGGCGGACGGGTGCTGCGCATCGAGCGGCTGCGCATGGCCAACGGCGAGCCGATGGCCATCGAGACGACCCACCTCAGCGCCAAGCGCTTCCCGGCCCTGCGCCGGTCCCTGGTGAAGTACACGTCCCTGTACACCGCGCTCGCCGAGGTGTACGACGTCCATCTCGCCGAGGCCGAGGAGACCATCGAGACCTCCCTGGCCACCCCGCGCGAGGCCGGCCTGCTCGGCACCGACGTGGGCCTGCCCATGCTGATGCTCTCCCGGCACTCGCTCGACCGGACGGGACAGCCGGTGGAGTGGGTGCGCTCGGTGTACCGGGGCGACCGCTACAAGTTCGTGGCCCGGCTGAAGCGGCCCCAGGACTGA
- a CDS encoding DUF3311 domain-containing protein, producing the protein MSQAPEVSRGPVVTPVRVVIGLCLVAPFVAMLWVGSYAKTDPAFIGIPFFYWYQMAWVLISTVLTVIAYQLWQRDQRARREGGAK; encoded by the coding sequence ATGTCACAAGCCCCAGAAGTGAGCAGAGGGCCGGTGGTGACGCCGGTGCGCGTCGTCATCGGCCTCTGCCTTGTCGCACCGTTCGTCGCCATGCTGTGGGTCGGTTCGTACGCGAAGACGGACCCGGCCTTCATCGGCATCCCGTTCTTCTACTGGTACCAGATGGCATGGGTGCTCATCTCCACCGTGCTCACGGTGATCGCGTACCAGCTCTGGCAGCGTGACCAGCGCGCCCGCCGGGAAGGCGGGGCCAAGTGA